Proteins encoded together in one Triticum dicoccoides isolate Atlit2015 ecotype Zavitan chromosome 7B, WEW_v2.0, whole genome shotgun sequence window:
- the LOC119341331 gene encoding probable LRR receptor-like serine/threonine-protein kinase At1g05700 produces MERSTPRTMGPTPWLLLFCLTVAAAGGVLQTARAQPDSNGFISIDCGLPGKTSYAEDTTKLPYAPDAGFTDTGTNHNISTEYVTSSTGRSWHNLRSFAAGVRNCYTLLSLTSGLKYLVRAKFMYGNYDGLDSPPVFDLYVGVNLWTTVNITGPEGKVSTEVIVVVPDDFLQVCLVNTGAGTPFISGLELRLLHRTLYPQATTTQGLVLSSRLNFGPTSENNVIRYPDDPHDRIWVPRVNSATWTEITTTNTVQHEEGDLFEVPTAVMQTAIMPRRNASNGIEFSWDPVAQSSDPSPGYIAIMHFSELQLLTSNNVREFFVSINGEPWHPNGFTPKYLYGSATYNSLPSRKSQYNVSIIAAPNSTLPPVINALEVFSVIPTTIIGTDSRDVSAMAAIKTKYKVLKNWMGDPCVPNNMVWDTLTCDYANASPPRVRSINMSSNRLGGDISSSFASLENIQYLNLSNNNLIGSIPDALSQLKSLTVLDLSGNQLSGSIPSGLLKRVQDGSLNLRYGNNPDLCANGDSCQPAKIKSKLIIKIVVPVIVVVVVAMALIFYFLRRKKQGLMNNSVKPQNDPMASYASGSDVYGDGSLRLESRRFTYEELKMITNNFQRVLGRGGFGYVYDGFLEDGTQVAVKLRSQSSNQGVKEFLAEAHILTRIHHKNLVSMIGYCNDGEYMALVYEYMSEGSLQDHIEGRKNIEGCLPWRQRLRIALESAQGLEYLHKGCNPPLIHRDVKATNILLNTKLEARIADFGLSKAFNSESDTYVSTNTLVGTPGYVDPEYQATMQPTAKSDVYSFGVVLLELITGKPAIVREAEPTSIIQWARKRMALGNIESVVDVSMRGIYDVNSVWKVADIALKCTSYASMQRPTMTDVVAQLQECIELEEGHAGGDVNVDFHATGTRDNPNLSYGSYGGDQSTDMSQSSTAFDMEQNDKRVLAMSMGPVAR; encoded by the exons ATGGAGCGATCAACGCCGCGAACAATGGGACCAACACCGTGGCTGCTGCTTTTCTGCCTCACCGTCGCCGCGGCGGGCGGCGTCCTCCAAACTGCTCGCGCCCAGCCTGACAGCAACG GGTTCATAAGCATAGACTGCGGTCTTCCAGGGAAGACGAGCTACGCGGAAGACACCACTAAACTCCCCTATGCTCCGGATGCCGGCTTCACCGACACCGGCACCAACCACAACATCTCAACTGAGTATGTAACCTCGTCAACCGGCAGGAGCTGGCACAACTTGCGCAGCTTCGCCGCTGGGGTGCGCAACTGCTACACACTCCTCTCCCTCACGTCCGGGCTCAAGTACCTCGTCCGAGCCAAGTTCATGTATGGAAACTACGACGGCCTTGACAGTCCGCCCGTGTTTGACCTCTATGTTGGCGTCAACCTGTGGACGACGGTAAACATCACGGGGCCGGAAGGGAAGGTGTCCACAGAGGTTATTGTTGTGGTGCCGGACGACTTTTTGCAGGTCTGCCTGGTGAACACCGGCGCCGGGACGCCCTTCATCTCTGGCCTGGAGCTGAGGCTGCTGCACAGGACGCTCTACCCGCAGGCAACCACGACGCAGGGCCTCGTCCTCTCGTCCAGGCTCAACTTCGGCCCAACCAGCGAAAACAATGTCATCAG GTACCCGGACGACCCACACGACAGAATATGGGTCCCTCGGGTCAACTCGGCAACCTGGACCGAGATAACAACGACGAACACGGTGCAGCACGAAGAAGGTGACTTGTTCGAAGTGCCAACTGCGGTGATGCAGACAGCAATCATGCCGCGGCGGAACGCGTCCAACGGCATAGAGTTCTCCTGGGATCCCGTGGCGCAGTCCAGCGACCCATCGCCGGGGTACATCGCAATCATGCATTTCTCCGAGCTGCAGCTCCTCACAAGCAACAACGTGCGTGAATTTTTCGTGAGCATCAACGGCGAGCCATGGCACCCAAACGGCTTCACACCCAAGTACCTCTATGGCAGCGCCACTTACAATAGCTTGCCCTCTCGGAAGAGCCAGTATAACGTCTCCATCATCGCCGCACCCAACTCAACACTACCACCTGTAATCAACGCTCTCGAGGTGTTCTCCGTCATCCCTACGACCATCATCGGCACAGACTCCAGAGATG TGTCTGCCATGGCTGCAATCAAGACAAAGTATAAGGTGCTGAAGAACTGGATGGGTGACCCATGCGTTCCCAATAATATGGTATGGGATACATTGACTTGTGACTATGCCAATGCAAGCCCTCCAAGGGTCAGAAGCAT AAACATGTCCTCCAATCGTCTCGGTGGTGATATATCGTCTTCTTTTGCAAGCCTCGAGAACATCCAATACTT GAATCTGTCAAATAATAATTTGATAGGCTCAATCCCAGATGCTCTTTCACAGTTAAAATCACTGACAGTTTT AGATTTGTCAGGTAACCAACTCAGTGGATCAATACCCTCTGGACTTCTCAAAAGAGTTCAAGATGGCTCCCTGAATCTAAG ATATGGCAACAATCCAGACCTCTGCGCCAATGGTGATTCATGCCAGCCAGCTAAAataaagagcaagttgatcatcaaaattGTTGTCCCTGTAATTGTGGTTGTGGTGGTAGCAATGGCactaatcttttactttctgaggcGAAAAAAACAAG GTTTGATGAACAACTCCGTGAagccacaaaatgatccgatggcgaGCTATGCGTCAGGAAGCGATGTCTACGGGGACGGCTCGTTGCGACTTGAGAGCCGTCGGTTCACATATGAAGAGCTCAAGATGATAACGAACAACTTCCAGCGAGTACTCGGTCGAGGAGGGTTCGGGTACGTCTACGATGGTTTCCTAGAAGATGGCACTCAGGTGGCAGTGAAGCTGCGCTCTCAGTCTTCCAATCAAGGCGTTAAGGAGTTCCTCGCGGAG GCTCATATTTTGACCCGGATTCACCACAAGAATCTTGTCTCCATGATTGGTTACTGCAATGACGGGGAGTACATGGCACTTGTCTATGAGTACATGTCAGAAGGGTCCCTGCAAGACCATATTGAAG GAAGAAAAAACATCGAGGGATGTTTACCCTGGAGACAGAGACTCCGAATTGCACTTGAATCTGCGCAAG GATTAGAGTATCTACATAAGGGGTGCAACCCGCCCTTAATTCATAGGGATGTGAAGGCCACAAACATCCTCTTAAACACGAAGCTGGAGGCTAGGATCGCCGACTTTGGACTGTCCAAGGCCTTCAATAGTGAGAGTGACACCTATGTGTCCACAAACACACTTGTGGGCACGCCGGGATATGTTGATCCTGAGTACCAAGCAACGATGCAGCCAACAGCCAAGAGCGATGTGTACAGCTTTGGTGTTGTCCTTTTGGAGTTGATTACAGGGAAGCCAGCCATAGTGCGGGAGGCAGAGCCAACTAGCATCATCCAGTGGGCAAGAAAACGGATGGCACTAGGCAACATTGAAAGTGTGGTTGATGTGAGCATGCGTGGAATTTACGATGTCAACAGTGTGTGGAAGGTGGCAGATATCGCACTAAAGTGCACCTCGTATGCGTCGATGCAACGGCCCACAATGACAGATGTTGTGGCACAGCTACAGGAGTGCATCGAGCTCGAGGAGGGCCATGCCGGTGGAGACGTGAATGTTGACTTCCATGCCACTGGTACCAGGGACAACCCGAACCTGAGTTATGGCTCTTATGGAGGCGATCAATCCACTGATATGAGCCAGAGCAGCACCGCATTTGACATGGAGCAAAATGATAAGAGGGTACTTGCAATGTCCATGGGTCCTGTTGCACGTTAA